TGTGTCGTAAAACTCGTACTTCAGCAACCGCCGGATGGAGCGGTCATCTCCTTTATTATATTCGCGGCTCTGCACCACCTCCGAGTGGAGGAAGAGGTTATGGGGCATCACCACCGCACCCAGCACGCTCATGATGATAAGCAGGCTGCCCTGAGGGATGCTGGGCACCACCCACGAACGGGCGGCAAGAGGCCAGTCGATGTCCACCAGAAACAGCTCGTAGAGGAAAGAAAGCCCGATGACCGACACAAAACCGATGATGCCACGCTCGATGCGCCGGTATGAGTTGGTGAAAAGCAACACCACCACCAGCACCGTAGTGAGCAACGCGCCCCATACAATGGGCATCCCCACCAGCATCTGCAGGGCTATCGCTCCGCCCAATATCTCGGCAAGCGAGGTAGAGATAGAGGCAAGCACCGCACTGCCCAATATGGGGCGGGCAATCCAGCGGGGCGCATAACGGTGTGCCGCCTCGCTCAGGCACAAGCCGGTCACGATGCCGAGGTGTGCCACGTTGTGTTGCAACACTATCAGCATCACCGTAGACAGGGTAACTACCCACAACAGGGTATATCCGAAATCAGAACCCGCGGCAAAGTTCGAAGCCCAGTTTCCCGGATCGATAAATCCTACGGTCACCAGCAGTCCGGGACCGATATACTTGAAGAAATCCAACCCGCCCAAATAGCGCTGGTGGTCTTTTCGTTTCAGTTCATTCAGTAGTTTTTTCAGCATAATAAAAAAGCCCCTTCCAACCTCCCCCAAAGGGGAGGAGAAAGGAATGGTTTATAGATTAATATTCGTACTATTAGTCGAGGGGGCTGAAATCCAGCGTCAATTGCCTCTCGTCCTCTTTCCGCTTCGGCTTGGGAAGCAAGAGCCTGCGCACGCCCGCCGGTCCCAGCTCGTGGATGGTCTTGTCGGGAAGCTCGCGGCACGTAATGAAAAAACGCGCTTTCTTCATCACCGCCCCCATCTGCTTCAACTCGTAAAAACCGATGCGCGAGAAACGACGCGACATCACAATCATCTTTGCCGACTTCACCCCGATGCCCGGCACACGGAGCAACATCTCGTAGTCGGCACTCTGGATATCGACCGGAAACAGCTCGGGATGCTTCAACGCCCACGCCAGCTTGGGGTCAATCTCCATATCCAGGTGGGGCGAAGCGTCGTCCACCAGTTCGTCTACCCTGAACTGGTAATACCGCAAGAGCCAGTCTGCCTGATACAAGCGGTTCTCGCGCACCAGCGGAGGCTGTTTCAGCAAGGGCAGGCGTTTGTCGTACGTGTTCACCGCCACATAACCCGAATAGTAAACCCGCTTCATCGTGGGCTGGCGGTAGAGCGTCGACGATACGCTGAGGATGTCCTTGTCGGTCTCGTCGGTGGCACCCACAATCATCTGCGTGCTCTGCCCTGCCGGCACGAAACGCGGGGCATGGCGGTGCAGCTTGCGCTCTTCCGCACTTTCCAGCACGCCCTGCTGAATGTACTTCATCGGCAAGTACACGCTACGATGGTCTTTCTCCGGAGCCAGCAGCTTCAGATTCCGCTCGGTAGGGATTTCCAGGTTCACGCTCATACGGTCGGCATACAGCCCCGCCTCGTGCACCAGCTCCTGACTGGCACCGGGGATACTCTTCAAGTGGATATAGCCGTTGAAACGGTGCTTCACCCGCAGGTCTTTCGCCACCCGCACCAACCGCTCCATCGTATAATCGGGATTGCGCACCACGCCTGAGCTAAGAAACAACCCCTCGATATAATTGCGACGGTAAAACTCCATGGTCAATTCCACCAGCTCCGTCACCGAGAGCGTGGCACGCGGGATGTCGTTGCTCACCCGGTTGATGCAATAGGCACAATCGTAGATGCAATAGTTGGTCAGCATAATCTTCAGCAGGGAGATGCACCTCCCGTCCTCGGCAAAGCTATGGCAGATACCCACACCACCCACGGTATTGCCCACACCGCCCTTCGTATTGCGGCGCACCGTCCCGCTCGACGCGCACGACACGTCATACTTAGCCGACTCGGCAAGCACCTTCAGTTTATGCAACACCTGTTCGTTCATCTCTTTCGTTATTTAGAATCATTTCAAATTCAAAGATAACAAGAGTTTCCCAGTTATGCAAACTTTTGCCAAGTTACTGTTCTTTATCCTGCTTTTTATCCTACAACACTGTCCACGTCCACATAGTAGTCTGAAGGATTGTTCCTATCCATGTAGACACGCACTTTCTTCTTGGGATTGATTTCATAACTTTCATACCAAAACGAAGCACTGCGAAATAAATGTATCCGCCCGTCGGGAGCCACGAAACGGCAGCTTATGATAATGGGATGCCGCCCGTTCATGCTTTTCTCCGTGTCTTCGCTGATATCCGTTATTTCTGCGTCCACCACCTTGCCTGTTGCCAGCAACCTCTGGACTTTCCGTCTGTATGCTTTATCCACAGCCCTAAAAGCCGTACCTATGCCAACAAACA
The Phocaeicola salanitronis DSM 18170 genome window above contains:
- a CDS encoding Nramp family divalent metal transporter; the protein is MLKKLLNELKRKDHQRYLGGLDFFKYIGPGLLVTVGFIDPGNWASNFAAGSDFGYTLLWVVTLSTVMLIVLQHNVAHLGIVTGLCLSEAAHRYAPRWIARPILGSAVLASISTSLAEILGGAIALQMLVGMPIVWGALLTTVLVVVLLFTNSYRRIERGIIGFVSVIGLSFLYELFLVDIDWPLAARSWVVPSIPQGSLLIIMSVLGAVVMPHNLFLHSEVVQSREYNKGDDRSIRRLLKYEFYDTLFSMGVGWAINSAMILLAASTFFAQGVQVEELQQAKSLLDPLLGNQAGTIFALALLMAGLSSTVTSGMAAGSIFAGMFGEPYHIKDIHSRVGVLLSLGVALLVIFFINDPFQGLIISQMVLSVQLPFTVFLQVGLTSSRRVMGEYANSRWSTFVLYTIAAVVSVLNLMLLFS
- a CDS encoding putative DNA modification/repair radical SAM protein — encoded protein: MNEQVLHKLKVLAESAKYDVSCASSGTVRRNTKGGVGNTVGGVGICHSFAEDGRCISLLKIMLTNYCIYDCAYCINRVSNDIPRATLSVTELVELTMEFYRRNYIEGLFLSSGVVRNPDYTMERLVRVAKDLRVKHRFNGYIHLKSIPGASQELVHEAGLYADRMSVNLEIPTERNLKLLAPEKDHRSVYLPMKYIQQGVLESAEERKLHRHAPRFVPAGQSTQMIVGATDETDKDILSVSSTLYRQPTMKRVYYSGYVAVNTYDKRLPLLKQPPLVRENRLYQADWLLRYYQFRVDELVDDASPHLDMEIDPKLAWALKHPELFPVDIQSADYEMLLRVPGIGVKSAKMIVMSRRFSRIGFYELKQMGAVMKKARFFITCRELPDKTIHELGPAGVRRLLLPKPKRKEDERQLTLDFSPLD